The Sesamum indicum cultivar Zhongzhi No. 13 unplaced genomic scaffold, S_indicum_v1.0 scaffold00165, whole genome shotgun sequence genome includes a region encoding these proteins:
- the LOC105179552 gene encoding heat stress transcription factor A-3-like yields the protein MDSDDSGNQYPQPPPPRPPFSFGGEPEATPIRPPSPYTTVPPTPPSFALSLSTASPFPEPRPLSPFISFDSFETRFESKAVLGNEPGSAAAAGESLMGIPQPLESLYETPIPPFLSKTFDLVDDPSLDATISWGAKGNSFVVWDPLEFSRMILPRNFKHNNFSSFVRQLNTYGFRKIDTDKWEFANEGFIRGQRHLLKNIQRRKAPHSQQIGSSSGSSNEAAKAAMEGEIELLRKERSSMMQEVVELQHQQRGTFQHMEMVNAKLQAAEKRQKQMVSFLGKIFQNPSFLARLQETGEQKGITSPRATRKFVKHQAHEAGSSGSPKGQIVRYRHEFGSSHTMPFAPLDSVPVTGKQLDIHTSQDTGDNPDFGTENLHFQVEDIAQDELAMLHDFISTPEQAEPVPTLATIDPHLKGKGIVDPQPVSMPEYFVSFPEDLMKEKSGHELSISGIEGMVMEDSFWGTGFGASAGMSSSTTELWSTINSFDEPELGALSDVWDIGSLRPAESSGIGIRPDEESPSIENQDTQHRDDSSNKRDQ from the exons ATGGACTCTGATGATAGTGGGAATCAGTATCCTCAACCTCCACCTCCGCGGCCGCCCTTTTCTTTCGGAGGCGAGCCTGAAGCAACTCCCATACGACCGCCATCGCCATATACGACGGTGCCTCCAACTCCGCCGTCTTTCGCTTTGTCGCTGTCGACGGCGTCTCCATTTCCCGAGCCGCGGCctctttctcctttcattAGTTTCGATTCTTTTGAAACCCGATTTGAATCCAAAGCCGTGTTGGGAAATGAGCCGGGGAGCGCAGCGGCGGCCGGGGAGAGTTTAATGGGCATTCCGCAGCCTTTGGAGTCCTTGTATGAGACTCCAATTCCACCATTCTTGTCCAAAACTTTTGATTTGGTGGATGACCCTTCATTGGATGCGACAATTTCTTGGGGTGCGAAGGGCAATAGCTTTGTGGTGTGGGATCCTTTAGAGTTTTCGAGGATGATATTGCCAAGGAATTTCAAGCACAACAATTTCTCAAGCTTTGTTCGTCAGCTCAATACATAT GGATTTCGCAAAATTGATACAGATAAGTGGGAGTTTGCAAATGAAGGATTCATAAGGGGGCAGAGGCATCTGTTGAAAAATATCCAAAGGCGGAAAGCACCTCATTCCCAACAGATTGGAAGCTCGTCTGGGTCATCCAATGAGGCAGCCAAGGCTGCAATGGAAGGTGAAATTGAACTTCTGAGGAAAGAAAGAAGTTCAATGATGCAGGAAGTAGTTGAGTTGCAGCATCAGCAGCGTGGTACCTTTCAGCATATGGAAATGGTTAATGCGAAGCTCCAGGCAGCAGAGAAACGGCAGAAGCAGATGGTTTCATTCTTGGGGAAAATTTTTCAGAACCCATCATTTTTAGCTCGTCTTCAGGAGACGGGGGAGCAAAAGGGCATTACCTCTCCAAGAGCAACGCGAAAATTTGTGAAACATCAAGCCCATGAAGCAGGATCATCTGGTTCCCCCAAGGGGCAGATTGTGAGGTACCGGCATGAGTTTGGGAGTAGCCATACTATGCCCTTTGCACCCCTCGACTCTGTTCCAGTCACAGGCAAACAACTTGATATTCATACCTCGCAAGATACGGGAGACAACCCAGATTTTGGTACTGAAAACTTGCATTTTCAGGTTGAAGATATCGCACAAGATGAATTGGCGATGTTGCATGACTTCATTAGTACCCCAGAGCAGGCTGAACCAGTTCCGACCCTAGCGACCATAGATCCGCATCTTAAAGGAAAGGGTATTGTGGATCCTCAGCCAGTCTCCATGCCCGAGTATTTCGTCTCTTTTCCTGAGGACTTGATGAAGGAGAAGAGTGGTCATGAACTCTCAATATCTGGAATTGAAGGTATGGTCATGGAAGATAGTTTCTGGGGCACGGGTTTTGGAGCCAGTGCTGGTATGTCCAGTTCCACCACCGAGTTATGGAGTACTATTAACAGCTTTGATGAACCAGAATTAGGTGCACTATCTGATGTCTGGGACATAGGTTCACTGCGGCCAGCAGAAAGTTCAGGCATTGGGATTAGGCCGGATGAAGAATCCCCTTCGATAGAGAATCAAGATACCCAGCATAGGGACGATAGTTCCAATAAGAGGGATCAATAG